A portion of the Streptomyces sp. NBC_01335 genome contains these proteins:
- a CDS encoding phage portal protein translates to MTDASPAALARQLLAILHKDSSRLHRIDDYLHGRHADPYMPPSADDEYRLLARRAVSNWMPLLVGTPAQALYVDGYRPGQAAGGLPVEVQTTSAEWSHWQRSRLDARQAAVYRGALAYGHSFTVTEKGTAGLVRTKGLSALRTSALFEDPANDDVPYAALTVTVWPQSETRGRARLWDARHEYEVLFRSLGDQDGITVTRVRRHGATECPVTRFAALVDLEGRTLGVIEPMIALQDRINQTIFDLLVAQTYASVKVRTATGMAPPIRRDPETGEPVLDDDGNPIPLPINHNARRFLFAEDADVKFGSLDETPLGGFIESVDMSIRHLAAVSQTPPHHLLGQIANLSAEALLAAETALSRKIAEFRTAFGECWERVFRLSAELSGVGNADDYQGEVIWRDMESRSLAQAADALGKLREQLGIPAKGLWRRVPGVTQTEYEDWAEMAEDEDSVRQLSTAITRATGADSGFAEAA, encoded by the coding sequence GTGACTGACGCGTCCCCTGCCGCGCTCGCGCGGCAGCTCCTCGCCATCCTGCACAAGGACAGTTCCCGGCTGCACCGGATTGATGACTACCTTCACGGGCGTCACGCCGACCCGTACATGCCTCCGTCGGCTGACGACGAGTACCGGCTTCTCGCCCGCCGTGCGGTGTCGAACTGGATGCCCCTGCTCGTCGGGACTCCAGCCCAGGCCCTCTACGTCGATGGGTACCGGCCCGGACAGGCCGCGGGCGGCCTCCCGGTCGAGGTGCAGACGACCTCTGCCGAGTGGTCGCACTGGCAGCGGTCGAGGCTGGACGCTCGGCAAGCTGCTGTGTATCGGGGGGCGTTGGCGTACGGGCACTCCTTCACGGTCACGGAGAAGGGGACGGCCGGCCTCGTTCGCACGAAGGGCCTATCCGCCCTGCGGACGAGCGCCCTGTTCGAGGACCCCGCGAACGATGACGTGCCGTACGCGGCCTTGACGGTCACCGTCTGGCCGCAGAGCGAGACGCGCGGCCGGGCCCGGCTGTGGGATGCCCGCCACGAGTACGAGGTGCTGTTCCGCAGCCTGGGCGATCAGGACGGGATCACGGTCACACGAGTGCGCAGGCATGGTGCTACCGAGTGCCCCGTGACGCGCTTCGCTGCCCTCGTTGACCTTGAGGGCCGGACCCTCGGTGTCATCGAACCGATGATCGCGCTTCAAGATCGAATCAATCAAACGATCTTCGATCTCCTGGTGGCGCAGACCTACGCGAGCGTCAAGGTCAGGACAGCAACGGGCATGGCCCCGCCGATCCGGCGAGACCCGGAAACAGGTGAGCCGGTACTTGACGATGACGGCAACCCCATTCCGCTTCCCATCAATCACAATGCCCGCCGGTTCCTTTTCGCGGAGGACGCGGACGTTAAATTTGGAAGCCTGGACGAAACTCCTCTCGGTGGATTCATCGAGAGCGTGGATATGTCCATAAGGCACCTCGCGGCGGTTTCCCAGACACCCCCTCATCACCTTCTGGGGCAGATCGCCAATCTGTCCGCCGAGGCCCTCCTAGCTGCGGAGACCGCCTTGAGTCGAAAGATTGCCGAATTCCGAACCGCCTTCGGAGAATGTTGGGAGAGGGTTTTCCGGCTCTCCGCTGAGCTGTCCGGTGTCGGCAATGCTGACGACTACCAGGGTGAGGTCATCTGGCGCGATATGGAATCCCGCTCGCTCGCTCAGGCTGCGGATGCGCTCGGGAAGTTGCGCGAGCAGCTCGGCATTCCCGCAAAGGGCCTCTGGCGGCGTGTTCCCGGTGTCACCCAGACCGAATACGAGGACTGGGCGGAGATGGCGGAGGACGAGGATTCCGTGCGCCAGCTCTCGACCGCGATCACCCGCGCGACGGGCGCTGACTCGGGCTTCGCGGAGGCCGCGTGA
- a CDS encoding VG15 protein, whose translation MTTATRQAETDQASAAFHVALSQIGVETTAEALSLWAEVPAAHRAATAGGWLRRAISLVMGRRRQSRDLARAYYRLARALQTGTTVADPYHPEPAYVALTELRQQFAALAGGTYEPPASEPVGEAATAERGEASPAESTSPASLPAPPGTPVPEDDEDEDWERILVEEIEGLREEEERIEREAEEELRIVLDALGTSNLDKRLSQVNDGQPARDADRQREDAHRQAGAQQAAAASRVAMNGGRSSTWTHMRRDRRALGYVRLSRTGTPCGFCAMLISRGVAYKSEASATFADGDLFHDNCHCYAMPVFSRQQYGSSELFALNREYEARWPEVTKGHSGKAALTVWRRFIRQKQRDQQKAAAQEARQAAMTTAQEA comes from the coding sequence GTGACCACCGCGACCCGGCAGGCTGAGACCGACCAGGCGTCGGCCGCCTTCCACGTCGCGCTGAGTCAGATCGGTGTCGAGACCACGGCCGAGGCCCTGTCCCTCTGGGCCGAGGTCCCGGCTGCGCACCGCGCGGCAACGGCCGGCGGCTGGCTGCGGCGGGCGATCTCGCTCGTCATGGGACGCAGGCGCCAGTCACGGGACCTCGCTCGGGCGTACTACCGGCTGGCCCGTGCCCTCCAGACGGGCACGACGGTGGCTGACCCATATCACCCGGAGCCCGCGTACGTGGCCCTGACCGAGCTGCGTCAGCAGTTCGCCGCTCTCGCGGGCGGGACCTACGAGCCCCCGGCTTCCGAGCCTGTGGGCGAGGCCGCGACCGCCGAGCGCGGGGAAGCCTCGCCCGCAGAGAGTACGAGCCCGGCGAGCCTTCCGGCTCCCCCTGGCACCCCCGTCCCCGAAGACGATGAGGACGAGGACTGGGAACGCATCCTTGTGGAGGAGATCGAGGGGCTCCGGGAGGAAGAGGAACGGATCGAGCGGGAGGCGGAGGAGGAACTCCGCATCGTCCTCGATGCCCTCGGCACCTCGAATCTCGACAAGCGGTTGTCCCAGGTGAACGACGGCCAACCCGCGCGAGACGCGGACCGGCAGCGTGAGGACGCGCACAGACAGGCCGGCGCTCAGCAGGCCGCCGCCGCTTCGCGGGTCGCGATGAACGGCGGACGCTCATCCACCTGGACCCACATGCGGCGCGATCGGCGGGCGCTCGGATACGTGCGGCTGTCCCGGACCGGCACCCCCTGCGGGTTCTGCGCGATGCTGATCAGTCGGGGTGTGGCGTACAAGTCCGAGGCGTCAGCGACGTTCGCAGACGGCGACCTCTTCCATGACAACTGCCACTGCTACGCGATGCCGGTCTTCTCCCGGCAGCAATACGGCTCTTCTGAACTCTTCGCCTTGAACCGCGAGTACGAGGCCCGGTGGCCCGAGGTCACCAAGGGGCACTCCGGTAAGGCGGCTCTCACCGTCTGGCGGCGGTTCATCCGCCAGAAGCAACGCGACCAGCAGAAGGCCGCTGCCCAGGAGGCGCGGCAGGCTGCCATGACCACAGCCCAGGAGGCGTGA